The Fulvivirga ligni genome window below encodes:
- a CDS encoding ATP-binding protein, producing the protein MSKALKAEKASPVKLLQALPQSDIDAITTLASQICETPGALLTLISEDEVYYRACELDDIVNIPINHTFCNYTLKSSNNVFIVEDAHKDDRFKNNPLVTGKPYIRFYAGIALTSYDGTKLGSLCVLDDKPKTLTDQQINSLNLLAKQAMNLIELRMRRDELQHTVENLDKTQIKLQQAKQEADFRVKKMEFLSNSIKVGIFEKSIIEGTETWSNHLYKILGFKKSEIEATIKNLLSRVHPADKMLLKRAISAAGKKENHAPVEIRVLTKKGEYRWVEVTGNVRREKGKIILLVGRVIDIHKKKVIKNQLSAFIEYTPATVAMFNRHMEFITVSKKWREDYHAPGGMILGRKIYDTFPTMDVEKWKKIYERCLKGAIEYSNEESFGRTNGEGKIWLKWEVRPWFISDDEIGGVLVLTEDITTLKERNLQLLKAKEEAERATEEAEKATKAKAQFLATMSHEIRTPLNAINGLSHLLMSENPRPDQLEHLKLLKFSGDNLLNLVNDILDINKIESNKLKLEQNVFGLHELIKNIQNSLFQKADENLVTIRTNYDEKLPTHFIGDITRISQIIYNLVGNAVKFTTDGYVDISVKYLEQKDGKYGMKFSVKDSGIGIAPENQSKIFESFEQAETGTTRKYGGTGLGLYITRKLLNMMGSDIKIYSRLGEGSEFYFDLYLEEGQPTVSELYNDITLEDIRKKDLHVLVAEDNTANQILIGKFLKRANVTYEMANNGMEALNLVSTKRFDMILMDLRMPEVNGYEATAKIRLSHDPYFRSIPIIALTADALAEVKDEVFKLGMDGYLSKPFRPAELYKTLYKFSERVNGKVMNEMINTDESRIADVINIYADGDKDFIMDFANNCIKNYEEFLKDFNGAIKTSDEKRLKDAIHKITSLNKVFEQEELASILREINQMEGTASINGLHRKVIENCDKILAELTSIAHY; encoded by the coding sequence ATGAGCAAAGCTTTAAAAGCGGAGAAGGCAAGTCCTGTAAAACTGTTACAAGCGTTACCACAGTCAGACATTGATGCCATCACAACACTGGCCTCACAAATTTGTGAGACACCTGGTGCTTTACTTACACTTATCAGCGAAGATGAGGTCTACTACAGAGCTTGCGAACTGGATGATATTGTTAACATACCAATCAACCACACCTTCTGCAATTACACTTTAAAATCTTCAAATAATGTTTTTATAGTAGAAGATGCTCATAAAGATGATAGGTTTAAAAACAATCCTTTAGTTACCGGGAAGCCATACATAAGATTTTATGCAGGCATTGCTCTTACATCTTATGATGGCACTAAGCTAGGCTCTCTTTGTGTGCTTGATGACAAACCTAAAACATTAACTGACCAACAGATCAATTCATTAAATCTTCTGGCCAAACAAGCCATGAACCTTATTGAATTAAGAATGCGAAGAGATGAGCTTCAACATACTGTAGAAAATCTTGATAAAACACAGATAAAATTACAACAGGCTAAACAAGAAGCTGATTTTAGAGTAAAGAAAATGGAGTTTTTAAGCAACTCTATCAAGGTTGGAATTTTTGAAAAAAGTATAATAGAAGGCACTGAAACTTGGTCTAATCATCTATACAAGATACTAGGTTTCAAAAAATCTGAGATAGAAGCTACTATCAAAAACCTGCTTAGCAGAGTACACCCTGCAGATAAAATGCTTCTCAAGAGAGCCATATCAGCAGCAGGGAAAAAGGAAAATCATGCGCCCGTTGAAATCAGAGTTTTAACAAAAAAAGGGGAGTACCGCTGGGTAGAAGTAACCGGTAACGTCAGAAGAGAAAAAGGAAAAATTATTCTTTTGGTGGGTCGAGTGATTGATATACATAAAAAGAAGGTAATTAAGAATCAATTAAGCGCCTTTATCGAATACACACCAGCTACTGTAGCCATGTTCAACAGGCACATGGAATTCATTACGGTGAGCAAGAAATGGAGGGAAGATTATCACGCTCCAGGCGGTATGATATTGGGAAGGAAAATTTACGATACCTTCCCAACCATGGATGTAGAAAAATGGAAAAAAATCTATGAGAGATGCCTAAAGGGCGCCATTGAATACAGTAATGAAGAATCTTTTGGTAGAACAAATGGAGAGGGAAAAATATGGTTAAAATGGGAAGTAAGACCGTGGTTCATAAGTGACGACGAAATAGGCGGCGTACTCGTTCTTACTGAAGATATTACCACTCTAAAAGAGCGAAACCTGCAATTGCTAAAGGCTAAAGAGGAAGCTGAAAGAGCCACAGAAGAAGCCGAGAAAGCCACCAAGGCTAAAGCGCAGTTTCTAGCCACCATGAGTCATGAAATCCGGACTCCACTAAATGCTATCAACGGTTTATCTCATTTATTAATGTCTGAAAACCCACGTCCTGATCAACTGGAGCACCTTAAGCTTTTAAAGTTTTCGGGTGACAATCTCCTGAATTTGGTCAATGATATTTTAGATATCAATAAGATAGAATCTAACAAGCTTAAGCTTGAGCAGAATGTATTTGGCTTACATGAATTGATTAAGAACATTCAAAATTCATTATTCCAAAAGGCAGATGAAAACTTGGTAACTATCAGAACGAATTATGATGAGAAATTGCCTACACACTTCATTGGTGATATTACCAGAATAAGCCAGATCATTTACAATTTGGTTGGTAATGCCGTGAAATTCACCACTGACGGATATGTGGATATATCAGTAAAATATCTGGAGCAAAAAGATGGCAAGTACGGAATGAAATTCTCTGTAAAGGATTCAGGAATAGGAATTGCACCAGAGAACCAATCCAAGATCTTTGAATCTTTTGAGCAAGCTGAAACAGGAACCACCAGAAAATACGGTGGCACCGGCCTGGGACTATACATCACCAGAAAACTTCTGAACATGATGGGCAGCGATATCAAAATTTACAGCAGGCTGGGAGAGGGATCTGAATTCTACTTTGATTTATATCTGGAAGAAGGTCAGCCTACGGTGAGCGAACTCTATAACGACATTACCTTAGAAGATATCAGAAAGAAAGATTTACATGTATTAGTAGCTGAAGATAACACTGCTAATCAGATACTTATAGGTAAATTCTTAAAGAGAGCCAATGTAACCTATGAAATGGCTAACAATGGTATGGAAGCCCTGAATCTTGTTTCAACCAAAAGGTTTGACATGATACTTATGGACCTTAGAATGCCTGAAGTGAATGGATACGAAGCTACTGCTAAGATCAGACTATCACATGATCCATACTTTAGGTCAATCCCCATTATTGCCCTAACGGCAGATGCATTGGCAGAAGTAAAAGACGAAGTATTTAAGTTGGGAATGGACGGCTACTTGAGCAAGCCTTTCAGACCTGCTGAGCTATATAAAACATTGTACAAATTTTCAGAACGAGTAAACGGTAAAGTTATGAACGAGATGATAAACACGGATGAGAGCAGAATTGCAGATGTAATCAATATCTATGCTGACGGCGATAAGGACTTTATAATGGACTTTGCCAACAACTGCATCAAAAATTATGAGGAGTTTTTAAAGGATTTTAACGGTGCGATAAAGACTTCAGATGAAAAGAGATTAAAAGATGCCATCCATAAAATTACCAGCTTAAACAAAGTTTTTGAGCAGGAGGAGCTTGCTAGTATTCTGAGAGAAATTAACCAAATGGAAGGAACAGCATCTATCAACGGCCTTCATAGAAAGGTGATTGAAAACTGCGATAAAATATTAGCTGAGCTTACAAGTATAGCACACTACTAA
- a CDS encoding ABC transporter permease, with protein MIKHYLKIAFRQLLKYKILGILYIVCLGIGISTSVLLYKYYSFESNYDAYLEHSDELYRVNMVSQNDTEQSSARTSPAVAKALMDNFPTVKDFSRVVLFGDASVITEAKSVKESDILLVEKRHFDVFSFQFKPGSQLEGFDVPGTVVMSDKLANKLYGDIDPVGQVVKINSPNLGGSVEFTVKGVYEDIRKDSHLKPELLMSFATVKQFLGDEIESNWHWNNLFTYIQVDKGISINQLQDQFNHYVANIQNQDVETYVFQPITEIHNDSTVFSEFDEPVNGETLWYLLLLGILILMIIYVNVINLYASISNKRMKEVGVRKASGAVRKQLFWQFMTESFLINAMGMLLAVTVIQTLTPYFESFFQIQGSIHLHSIADYWLEMMIILVIGTLLTGCYPALIMSGWKPQLVLKGTAHTSIGGIKLRSGILVLQFVITIFLIAGSLTVYQQIDYILNFDKGVNTRNKLVIKQPNIDDSNNTFTKLSSSLSSLSGIKGITATDAVPGMEVYWRSNQYSRDKGQVSDYDFTYLNVEASYFDIFNIQTVAGDKFKTDQENDGVILNETAAALLGFNDDNHAIGSTIYSNDQAITILGVAKDVHQQGLKNKISPTIYNEIKGDMNYYVIDFAQDASPHLINQIEQSWKKAFPDSPFDHFYLDHFYNQQYSNDLRFQKFFTVLCILSIIISSIGLVGLSLQTVREREKEVAIRKVLGASFKHLFLNLTRTYFILAALAYTIAISLAYYAMKEWLGSFIDQVDIGSWFFMLPFIIVFTLIFIVIFKQMFVAISKNPVDTIRMD; from the coding sequence ATGATTAAACATTACCTCAAAATAGCCTTCAGACAACTGCTCAAGTACAAAATATTAGGCATTCTATACATTGTTTGCCTTGGTATCGGCATATCTACTTCTGTACTGCTATATAAATATTACAGCTTTGAGAGCAACTATGATGCATATCTGGAACATTCGGACGAGCTGTACAGGGTGAACATGGTGAGTCAGAATGATACAGAACAAAGCTCAGCAAGAACATCACCCGCAGTAGCTAAAGCTTTGATGGATAATTTCCCGACCGTCAAGGACTTTTCAAGAGTGGTGCTATTTGGAGACGCCAGTGTAATTACTGAAGCTAAGAGTGTTAAGGAATCAGATATTCTGTTGGTAGAAAAGCGGCATTTTGATGTATTCTCCTTCCAGTTTAAGCCTGGTAGTCAGCTCGAGGGCTTCGATGTTCCCGGTACAGTGGTGATGTCTGACAAGCTGGCGAATAAGCTCTATGGAGATATTGATCCGGTGGGGCAAGTGGTGAAAATCAATAGCCCGAACCTGGGAGGAAGCGTGGAGTTTACCGTCAAAGGCGTCTATGAAGACATTCGGAAAGATAGCCATTTAAAACCTGAACTCTTGATGTCCTTCGCCACCGTGAAGCAGTTTCTTGGAGATGAAATTGAGAGCAATTGGCATTGGAATAATCTATTCACTTATATCCAAGTGGACAAGGGGATCTCCATAAATCAATTACAGGATCAGTTTAATCACTATGTGGCAAATATTCAGAATCAGGATGTTGAAACATACGTTTTTCAGCCTATTACCGAAATTCATAATGACTCTACAGTATTTTCGGAGTTTGATGAGCCGGTCAATGGTGAGACTCTATGGTATCTTCTTTTATTGGGCATTTTAATACTGATGATTATCTATGTAAATGTCATTAACCTCTATGCCTCTATTTCCAACAAAAGAATGAAAGAAGTAGGTGTAAGAAAGGCCTCTGGCGCCGTGCGAAAGCAACTCTTTTGGCAGTTTATGACAGAATCCTTTTTAATTAATGCTATGGGTATGCTATTAGCTGTTACTGTGATCCAAACTTTAACGCCATACTTCGAAAGCTTTTTCCAGATACAAGGATCAATCCATCTTCATTCAATTGCTGACTACTGGCTGGAAATGATGATTATACTGGTTATAGGAACCTTACTTACCGGCTGCTACCCTGCATTAATCATGTCTGGTTGGAAACCTCAATTGGTACTTAAGGGAACTGCACACACGTCAATAGGAGGGATTAAGTTGAGAAGCGGTATACTGGTTTTACAGTTTGTTATCACCATCTTTCTCATTGCGGGCTCACTCACTGTTTATCAGCAAATTGATTACATTCTGAATTTTGATAAAGGGGTAAACACCCGTAATAAACTGGTAATCAAGCAGCCCAACATAGACGATTCCAACAACACATTCACAAAATTATCTTCATCATTAAGCAGTTTGTCTGGTATAAAAGGAATTACTGCTACAGATGCGGTACCGGGCATGGAGGTATATTGGCGATCTAATCAATATAGCCGGGATAAAGGCCAAGTTTCTGACTATGACTTCACCTATTTAAATGTAGAGGCTAGTTATTTCGACATTTTCAACATACAGACTGTAGCCGGAGATAAGTTTAAAACTGATCAGGAAAATGATGGCGTGATCCTTAATGAGACAGCAGCGGCTTTATTAGGGTTTAATGATGATAATCATGCGATTGGCAGCACAATATATTCTAATGATCAGGCCATCACTATTTTGGGTGTGGCGAAAGATGTACATCAGCAAGGACTGAAAAATAAAATTAGCCCTACAATTTATAATGAGATCAAAGGAGATATGAATTACTATGTCATCGACTTTGCTCAAGATGCATCACCCCATCTAATTAATCAGATAGAGCAATCATGGAAAAAGGCCTTTCCTGACTCTCCCTTTGATCATTTCTATTTAGATCATTTCTACAACCAACAATATAGCAATGACCTTCGTTTTCAGAAATTCTTTACTGTGCTCTGTATATTATCAATTATCATCTCATCTATTGGTTTGGTAGGTTTATCACTTCAGACAGTAAGGGAAAGGGAAAAGGAAGTGGCTATAAGAAAGGTACTTGGCGCCTCGTTTAAGCATTTATTTTTGAATTTGACTAGAACATATTTCATTCTTGCGGCCCTGGCATACACCATTGCTATAAGCTTGGCCTATTATGCTATGAAAGAGTGGTTAGGCAGTTTCATTGATCAAGTGGACATTGGCAGCTGGTTTTTTATGCTTCCATTCATTATAGTTTTCACGCTTATATTCATCGTCATTTTTAAGCAGATGTTTGTAGCTATCAGCAAGAATCCTGTTGATACAATTCGAATGGACTGA
- a CDS encoding ABC transporter permease, which translates to MIQNFIKIALRNIRKNRAFSLIHIIGLTVGLASTLLLLMYVRYEHSFDQWNTKTDRIYRLTHTRSVNGEESYQRASVFPELGLELQRALPEIENTCRLFNIASEYEPVFTYNDGEDSFSENSIFLTDSSFIDIFDLEAVAGDLHSALSLPNKLIISESLARKVFNTTDVVGEQLQWQGMFNPNYEITAVFKDIPANSHLHFNMLMSWAKVYGDRSLKSWDGFYTYVLTDRNVDPEALEAKVNNFSKAYLEDYNKGKNLSSEISLQPLTDIHLNSNLRGETEANGNGKVVNALLVIAIAILMIAIFNYINLSTSSSLERSREVGVRKVIGSSQFQLRLQFLLESFCMVLLAHILAVTAIQLSTPLFNHWMGSAIKTDWWMNARFYGYLSLSTIVITLLAGFYPSLVLSRFAPSRLLKEGGNRTKKYSFRSVLMTFQFGIAMLLCAMALLVYSQINYIVDLSKDFNQNVMVVKSYETVQENMDTTYLDKFHLLGKELSDYPSIEAATISSNIPGQDYSWVGQIDLGNDTRISAARTMIDENFAKVYDIKLLAGRFYQAEDELHPLNQLVINKKMASDMGYQDTEKAIGRKLSLFGSETTIIGVLEDFHMVSPRSKIEATMYTLVHGHKSFLSVAFQQGNYKEAIEATRTEWEKLFPDKPFEYFFIDDHMMHQFQADHRLLQALMGFSVLAIFLACLGLMGLANYNANLRMKELSIRKVLGASAIDLSKVLTQKYILLIILSSALSFPVFYYLSALWLQQYASKIGVGAYYYVLPLSTLLVIALITSLSQILKSIRANPVEHLKSE; encoded by the coding sequence ATGATCCAAAACTTCATAAAGATAGCATTAAGAAACATCAGAAAGAATCGTGCATTTTCTCTGATTCACATTATTGGGCTAACGGTTGGGTTGGCTTCTACTTTATTGCTACTCATGTATGTGAGGTATGAACATAGTTTTGATCAGTGGAACACAAAGACAGATAGGATTTACAGGCTCACTCATACCAGATCTGTCAACGGTGAAGAATCTTATCAACGTGCTTCGGTTTTTCCTGAATTAGGCTTGGAGCTTCAGCGTGCTCTGCCAGAGATAGAGAATACATGCAGACTGTTCAATATTGCATCAGAATATGAGCCTGTGTTCACTTATAATGATGGAGAGGATAGTTTTTCGGAGAACTCTATTTTTCTTACAGACAGTTCTTTTATTGATATTTTTGACCTGGAAGCTGTAGCCGGAGATTTGCATTCAGCATTGAGTCTGCCCAACAAACTGATTATATCAGAATCACTGGCCCGGAAAGTTTTCAATACAACTGATGTTGTAGGCGAGCAGTTACAATGGCAAGGAATGTTTAATCCTAACTATGAAATAACAGCAGTTTTTAAAGATATTCCGGCTAACAGTCACCTACATTTTAATATGCTCATGAGTTGGGCGAAAGTTTATGGAGACAGGAGCCTTAAATCCTGGGATGGCTTTTATACTTATGTTTTAACTGATAGGAACGTTGATCCTGAAGCGTTGGAAGCTAAGGTCAATAACTTCTCTAAAGCCTACCTGGAAGACTACAACAAAGGCAAGAACTTGAGTTCAGAGATAAGTTTACAACCGCTAACAGATATTCACCTCAATTCTAATCTTCGGGGAGAAACGGAGGCCAATGGTAACGGAAAGGTAGTCAATGCTCTGCTAGTCATAGCCATTGCTATTTTGATGATAGCCATATTTAATTACATCAACCTCTCAACCTCCAGCTCTCTGGAGCGGTCTCGAGAGGTAGGTGTGCGTAAAGTTATTGGCTCCAGCCAGTTTCAACTCCGATTACAGTTTTTATTAGAATCATTCTGTATGGTGTTGTTGGCTCATATTTTAGCAGTTACTGCTATTCAGCTGAGTACGCCTCTCTTCAATCACTGGATGGGAAGTGCTATTAAAACGGATTGGTGGATGAACGCCAGATTTTATGGGTACCTCAGCTTAAGCACTATTGTAATTACCCTTTTAGCAGGATTTTATCCATCCTTAGTTCTTAGTCGATTTGCCCCCTCGAGACTATTGAAAGAAGGAGGCAATAGAACCAAAAAGTATTCCTTCCGCTCTGTACTGATGACTTTTCAGTTTGGTATAGCCATGCTGCTATGTGCCATGGCTCTTTTGGTGTATTCACAGATCAATTACATAGTGGACCTCAGCAAAGATTTTAACCAAAATGTTATGGTGGTCAAATCTTATGAAACCGTTCAGGAAAACATGGACACTACTTATCTCGATAAATTTCATCTATTGGGCAAAGAACTATCTGATTATCCGAGTATAGAAGCAGCCACAATCAGTTCCAATATTCCTGGCCAGGATTATAGCTGGGTCGGACAAATAGACCTTGGTAATGACACTAGAATAAGCGCCGCCCGCACCATGATTGATGAAAATTTTGCTAAAGTGTATGACATAAAGCTTCTGGCAGGTAGATTTTACCAAGCTGAGGATGAATTACATCCTTTAAATCAACTGGTTATTAATAAGAAGATGGCATCTGACATGGGCTATCAGGACACAGAAAAGGCTATTGGAAGGAAGCTAAGCTTGTTTGGCTCAGAAACCACAATTATTGGAGTTTTGGAAGACTTTCACATGGTTTCCCCGAGAAGTAAAATTGAAGCTACCATGTACACGCTCGTTCATGGGCATAAGTCCTTCTTGTCGGTAGCTTTCCAACAAGGTAATTATAAGGAGGCCATTGAAGCTACGAGAACAGAGTGGGAAAAGCTATTTCCAGATAAGCCTTTTGAATACTTCTTCATAGATGATCATATGATGCACCAGTTTCAGGCAGATCATCGCCTGCTACAGGCTTTAATGGGATTTTCAGTGTTAGCCATATTTCTGGCATGCCTGGGGCTGATGGGGCTAGCCAATTATAATGCTAACCTGAGAATGAAAGAGCTGAGTATAAGAAAAGTATTAGGTGCAAGTGCCATTGATCTAAGTAAAGTGCTCACTCAGAAATATATTCTGCTCATTATTCTAAGCTCGGCATTAAGCTTTCCCGTCTTTTACTATCTATCAGCTCTATGGCTTCAGCAATATGCGTCAAAAATAGGAGTGGGGGCATATTATTATGTACTGCCATTATCAACTCTCCTGGTCATTGCTCTGATTACATCTCTTTCTCAGATACTGAAAAGCATTAGAGCCAACCCAGTAGAGCACTTAAAATCTGAATAG
- a CDS encoding ABC transporter permease — protein sequence MIFSFLLLAWRNIKKQKLFAAINILGLATGLSATFLTLLFMADEWQANNWLKHAENQYMLESDWAKGVSRPEFTTLAPLGKELTEQYPQLVANYFTIDAVSCNVSDGGENNFRLNLQIADGNMLTMFGIPLIAGNPKTALDVPDGIVLQQDVALKFFGSTDVIGETLTLETQNANYNPRGFKEFKITGVMDDIPENSVTDNLGDRTDIYINSANAIYFRADIFEAWGNYILQTRLELQPGVTPEDLEKPLRDLIHAKAPDFLAKDLTAKLTPLKSYNLVQNNGAKQHVLLVLGLVALFILLMAMINFVNISIGIANRRMKEIGVRKAIGSNRKELILQFLLESTMLSILAFALAMSLIQLVIPYYAQLLHKADFSNVNFWPLALIMGSISIITGVLSGLYPALILSKLHVVKALKGKVIIRHHSFDIKKALLVSQFALALFFILSTLTISSQMDFLLNKDLGYDNSNVLVVSSVPRWYGPSGIAKILSMKNEFKQISGVQQVSLSYEIPDGRFGMEQSVKPSIADDDSYEIFGQIICDTEYDDIYQLEMAEGRFFTESDKALNNVVINETAARSLFGDRTAVGEMIDERGNKQREIIGVVKDFHFSSLHENMRGLYFTPVDSAEIFRFLSFRISGEPKEAKAAIEAKWKQVFPMVPFESFFLEDKLVELYADDTQFKKAFTTASIFAILIVLVGVFGVTMQNFTYRIKEIGIRKVLGASALNIWKLLGKELLSVYSIAAFIGVIVSYMIMDQWLQGFAYKIAQPYLLYSLAMVTFFIIIMATISIELIKVIKINPVDSLKSE from the coding sequence ATGATTTTCAGCTTTTTACTACTGGCATGGAGGAATATTAAGAAGCAAAAATTGTTTGCTGCCATCAATATTCTTGGACTCGCGACAGGACTAAGTGCAACTTTCCTGACATTACTATTCATGGCAGATGAATGGCAGGCCAATAACTGGTTAAAGCACGCAGAAAATCAGTACATGCTGGAGTCTGATTGGGCAAAGGGAGTGAGCCGGCCAGAGTTCACTACGCTAGCTCCACTAGGAAAAGAATTGACAGAGCAGTACCCTCAATTAGTAGCTAACTATTTCACTATAGATGCAGTAAGTTGTAATGTGTCTGATGGTGGAGAAAACAACTTCAGACTCAACTTACAGATTGCTGATGGCAATATGCTTACCATGTTCGGCATTCCATTAATAGCAGGAAACCCAAAGACGGCTTTGGATGTACCAGATGGTATAGTACTTCAACAGGATGTGGCTCTCAAGTTTTTTGGTTCTACTGACGTAATTGGGGAAACACTGACTTTGGAGACACAAAATGCAAATTATAATCCCAGAGGGTTTAAAGAATTCAAGATTACAGGGGTGATGGATGATATACCGGAAAACTCCGTAACCGACAATCTGGGAGATAGAACTGACATTTATATCAATAGCGCCAATGCCATCTATTTTCGAGCTGACATATTTGAAGCTTGGGGTAATTACATACTACAGACCCGTTTAGAGCTTCAACCTGGTGTGACCCCGGAAGATTTAGAAAAACCACTTCGTGATTTAATTCATGCCAAAGCTCCTGATTTCCTGGCCAAAGATCTTACGGCTAAATTAACTCCCTTGAAATCCTATAATCTGGTTCAAAATAATGGCGCAAAGCAACATGTTTTATTGGTTTTGGGATTAGTTGCCTTGTTCATCCTTCTAATGGCCATGATAAATTTCGTAAATATATCTATTGGTATTGCTAACCGCAGGATGAAAGAGATAGGGGTGAGAAAAGCCATAGGAAGCAATAGAAAGGAGTTGATCTTACAATTTCTACTAGAGTCAACTATGCTTTCTATTCTAGCATTCGCCTTAGCGATGAGCTTAATTCAGCTCGTTATTCCATATTACGCTCAACTTCTTCATAAAGCTGATTTTTCTAATGTCAATTTCTGGCCACTTGCTTTGATAATGGGTTCTATATCCATAATTACTGGTGTTTTATCCGGGCTCTACCCAGCTCTGATCCTCTCTAAGCTGCATGTAGTAAAAGCTTTAAAAGGAAAAGTCATTATCCGTCATCATTCATTCGACATTAAAAAAGCATTGCTGGTATCTCAGTTTGCTCTGGCTCTATTTTTCATACTGTCCACGCTCACAATAAGCTCTCAGATGGACTTCCTCTTGAATAAGGATCTGGGGTATGACAATAGTAATGTCCTTGTGGTTTCTTCAGTGCCTAGGTGGTATGGCCCATCTGGCATAGCCAAAATACTAAGCATGAAAAATGAGTTTAAGCAAATATCTGGCGTTCAACAAGTGAGCTTGTCTTACGAAATACCTGATGGTCGATTCGGCATGGAACAATCAGTGAAACCTTCTATAGCTGATGATGACAGTTATGAAATCTTCGGTCAAATTATTTGCGATACCGAATACGACGATATTTATCAGCTTGAAATGGCTGAGGGTAGATTTTTCACCGAATCTGATAAGGCTTTGAATAATGTGGTGATCAATGAAACCGCTGCCAGATCATTGTTTGGTGACAGGACAGCGGTAGGAGAAATGATTGATGAAAGAGGAAACAAACAAAGAGAAATCATTGGAGTGGTAAAAGACTTTCACTTTAGCTCATTACATGAAAATATGCGAGGTCTGTATTTTACTCCTGTGGACTCTGCTGAGATATTTCGCTTCCTCAGTTTTAGGATAAGTGGGGAACCAAAAGAAGCCAAAGCGGCCATAGAAGCAAAATGGAAACAGGTATTTCCTATGGTGCCCTTTGAAAGCTTCTTCCTTGAAGACAAACTGGTGGAGCTGTATGCCGATGATACGCAGTTTAAGAAAGCCTTTACAACGGCTTCTATCTTTGCCATATTGATTGTATTAGTTGGGGTATTTGGCGTTACTATGCAAAACTTTACCTATAGAATTAAAGAAATAGGCATAAGAAAGGTGCTGGGAGCCAGCGCTTTAAATATATGGAAGCTATTAGGTAAAGAGTTACTGAGCGTCTACAGCATTGCCGCCTTCATAGGAGTCATCGTTTCATATATGATCATGGATCAGTGGCTGCAAGGTTTTGCCTATAAGATTGCTCAGCCATATCTACTGTACAGTTTAGCCATGGTCACCTTTTTCATAATCATTATGGCTACCATTTCAATAGAATTGATCAAGGTGATAAAAATAAATCCGGTTGATAGTTTGAAGAGTGAATAG